The following coding sequences lie in one Capsicum annuum cultivar UCD-10X-F1 chromosome 5, UCD10Xv1.1, whole genome shotgun sequence genomic window:
- the LOC107872608 gene encoding gibberellin 3-beta-dioxygenase 1, which produces MATTALQEAYKDNPPISLQHLLPIDFHSIQEVPNSHIWPKINNFPISLDEKPPNVPIIDLLAPNIEKLIGHACKTWGVFQVVNHGVCLELFDEVESQARRFFALPAEQKAKVLRSSASGGTGYGAARIAPFFSKLMWHEGFTIMDSPLDHAKELWSHDYQYFCDVMETYQKKMKDLSYKLWLLILKYLEASQQDLFTSEYSGALQLNSYPCCPNPNHAIGLAPHTDSLFLTILHQTNNTKGLQIMKKGHGWTSISPVSNDALIVNVGDLLHILSNGEFQTAYHRVLVDQTKHRLSLAYFFGPQVDSLIVPLISSKDNVGVVAPKYRSVKVKEYISLKAKHNEKVLSLLRS; this is translated from the exons ATGGCTACTACTGCTCTTCAAGAGGCTTACAAAGATAACCCTCCAATTAGCCTTCAACACCTTCTCCCTATAGATTTTCACTCAATCCAAGAAGTTCCAAACTCTCATATATGGCCTAAAATCAACAATTTCCCAATTAGTCTTGATGAAAAACCTCCTAATGTCCCAATAATTGATCTTTTGGCTCCCAATATTGAGAAACTTATCGGCCATGCATGCAAAACATGGGGGGTATTTCAAGTTGTTAATCATGGAGTTTGTTTAGAACTCTTTGAtgaagttgaatctcaggcaaggCGATTTTTCGCCTTGCCTGCAGAACAGAAGGCAAAAGTTCTGAGATCATCGGCTAGTGGTGGCACCGGCTATGGCGCGGCTCGAATTGCGCCTTTTTTCTCCAAGTTGATGTGGCATGAAGGGTTCACCATTATGGATTCACCACTTGATCATGCTAAGGAACTTTGGTCACATGACTATCAATATTTTTG TGATGTGATGGAAACTTACCAAAAGAAGATGAAAGATCTATCCTACAAACTTTGGCTACTCATCCTCAAATACTTAGAGGCATCTCAACAAGATTTATTTACTTCTGAATATTCAGGAGCTTTACAATTAAATTCATATCCATGTTGCCCTAACCCTAACCATGCAATAGGGTTAGCTCCTCATACAGATTCATTATTCCTCACAATACTCCATCAAACTAATAACACAAAGGGTcttcaaatcatgaaaaaagGCCATGGATGGACTTCAATATCTCCGGTTTCCAACGATGCCCTCATCGTTAATGTTGGTGATCTTCTTCATATACTCTCTAATGGTGAATTTCAAACGGCTTACCATAGAGTTCTTGTTGACCAAACTAAGCATAGGCTTTCATTGGCTTATTTTTTTGGACCTCAAGTTGATTCTTTAATTGTCCCATTAATTTCTTCTAAGGATAATGTTGGTGTTGTTGCACCAAAATATAGATCAGTGAAAGTGAAAGAGTATATTAGCCTCAAGGCTAAACATAATGAGAAGGTGTTGTCTTTGCTTAGGTCTTGA